Proteins found in one Perca fluviatilis chromosome 9, GENO_Pfluv_1.0, whole genome shotgun sequence genomic segment:
- the LOC120566166 gene encoding profilin-2-like isoform X1 has product MSWQSYVDNLMADGSCQDAAIVGYTDAKYVWASFVGGTFANITPEEIDVLIGKDRMAFFTSGMTLGNKKCSVIRDSLLLDGDWTMDIRTKSQGGEPTYNISVGKAGKALVFVMGKEGVHGGQLNKKAFMMAEYLRKSGY; this is encoded by the exons ATGTCCTGGCAAAGCTACGTGGACAACCTGATGGCTGATGGCAGCTGCCAGGACGCGGCCATTGTTGGTTACACGGACGCCAAATACGTCTGGGCATCGTTTGTCGGCGGTACTTTTGCCAACATTACG CCTGAAGAAATCGACGTGTTAATAGGAAAGGACCGGATGGCATTCTTCACCAGTGGGATGACCTTAGGCAATAAAAAGTGCTCCGTAATCAGAGACAGCCTCCTACTTGACGGCGACTGGACAATGGACATCCGGACAAAGAGTCAAGGAGGAGAACCAACATACAACATTTCTGTAGGCAAAGCCGGCAAAG CAttggtttttgtcatggggAAGGAAGGTGTCCACGGAGGACAGCTCAACAAGAAAGCATTTATGATGGCTGAATACCTGAGGAAGTCCGGATACTAA
- the LOC120566166 gene encoding profilin-2-like isoform X2, whose product MSWQSYVDNLMADGSCQDAAIVGYTDAKYVWASFVGGTFANITPEEIDVLIGKDRMAFFTSGMTLGNKKCSVIRDSLLLDGDWTMDIRTKSQGGEPTYNISVGKAGKVLVLVMGKEGVHGGGLNKKAYSMAKYLRDSGF is encoded by the exons ATGTCCTGGCAAAGCTACGTGGACAACCTGATGGCTGATGGCAGCTGCCAGGACGCGGCCATTGTTGGTTACACGGACGCCAAATACGTCTGGGCATCGTTTGTCGGCGGTACTTTTGCCAACATTACG CCTGAAGAAATCGACGTGTTAATAGGAAAGGACCGGATGGCATTCTTCACCAGTGGGATGACCTTAGGCAATAAAAAGTGCTCCGTAATCAGAGACAGCCTCCTACTTGACGGCGACTGGACAATGGACATCCGGACAAAGAGTCAAGGAGGAGAACCAACATACAACATTTCTGTAGGCAAAGCCGGCAAAG tCTTGGTCTTGGTAATGGGCAAAGAAGGGGTCCATGGAGGCGGATTGAATAAGAAGGCATACTCGATGGCAAAATACTTGAGGGATTCAGGGTTTTAG